From the genome of Spinacia oleracea cultivar Varoflay chromosome 2, BTI_SOV_V1, whole genome shotgun sequence, one region includes:
- the LOC110791271 gene encoding uncharacterized protein, with product MGDCIDKYLELEDYGIAIPCVHDLVPSNSCKKLIVRLSFNMSRNLVYYHRNGKRWVSKQNIPATKGSRVNPFCPMCIDEIAKFLILKKKITKHVVYQILEILNDEVWNKVLKIDKEEPIIEIHDHKVDGVCFAPDKVCNEEEFRAWIAKGNHAFEEEIPAIEGLESVNVDDDDDDDDENVCGICLRGLKNMDKDNINDEKGTDNVNVSDDVGIKTISLLKLPCKHVFHEPCVLRWLHKNHVCPFCRFQLPQSGTVVHQ from the coding sequence ATGGGTGATTGTATCGATAAGTATCTTGAGCTCGAAGATTACGGAATCGCGATTCCTTGTGTCCATGATCTTGTACCATCCAATTCTTGTAAGAAACTCATAGTCAGACTATCCTTCAATATGAGCCGAAATTTGGTTTATTATCACAGGAACGGTAAAAGATGGGTGAGTAAGCAAAATATTCCTGCCACGAAGGGCAGCCGTGTGAATCCTTTTTGCCCTATGTGCATAGATGAGATTGCTAAATTTCTTAtactaaaaaagaaaattacCAAGCATGTCGTCTACCAAATATTGGAGATTCTGAATGACGAGGTATGGAATAAGGTGCTGAAAATTGATAAGGAGGAGCCTATTATTGAGATTCATGATCATAAGGTTGATGGTGTTTGTTTTGCTCCTGACAAAGTCTGCAACGAAGAGGAGTTTCGGGCATGGATTGCTAAAGGAAACCATGCTTTTGAAGAGGAGATACCTGCTATTGAGGGGTTGGAAAGCGTTAATgtcgatgatgatgatgatgatgatgatgagaacGTGTGTGGTATTTGTCTACGGGGGTTGAAGAACATGGACAAAGACAACATCAACGATGAAAAGGGTACTGATAATGTTAATGTTAGTGATGATGTTGGGATCAAAACAATTTCTCTTCTGAAGTTGCCttgcaaacatgtttttcaTGAACCTTGTGTGCTTAGATGGCTTCATAAAAATCATGTCTGCCCTTTTTGCCGCTTTCAGTTGCCGCAGTCTGGTACGGTGGTTCATCAATGA
- the LOC130467765 gene encoding uncharacterized protein isoform X2, which translates to MSAIWLLLRYGSHSFDIRVGDMEKYRLLKLFLDIFEESVKQDVFLPSTFSLYVEGPCGKVELNDDKTLRLLWGWNWGKDTAEIWVEGTDKPGLVFRNAVATIENHRKEKERQLKERQEELLRAQREEEEAMRKQQEREDILREIQEQMEYIVAMEVPVVDCEDMKVEYVRVISKDDADEVFPGCSQPKQTQESPKKQPTPPKHTNHVASKSKGKDKPASKKLTPKRRASAKQPTPQKQPTPPKQPTKQPTPPPPPPPPQKEPTQPKQQQHTPPPEHPTSPPQQQQHTPPPEHPTSPPQHHTPPPPPQNPTPPQNNQTDEPNNQAPPDQAQPVKKKGGRARPEGFRVNKVTAKKAGTWVSKGKGKGRKGTGRSKTPGVFADVGEICSEEESEDSDYEESDSEQEDVLNDWIDSDVDDEVIPDDIPDLGFEDCLNGSSKMDKAYKNGKIWTDQPYGSIKLEPWLIFHDKATFLEVLRSYCIQEGFGLSVERADNRRYTAVCAVESCDWRIHASRLFDNVSWAIKVISGSHRTCGRLEENPVVTSEWLCKHMLGEIEANPEIPVETLRRYAQEKFQLRVKKRLLYKVRSMAKGKMHGGWAEAYELLPRYAEMIKQTNPGSHALITWGASSGDVNPKFRACFFSFAAQVRGFLRGCRPIIGIDGAHLSGFYKGILLTAVGIDGNNEIFVLAYGIVDTESCDSWTYFMRCLRQMFEQEGCNRDDWTFISDRMKGVELAVRETFPRATRRVCCQHLYMNCKNNGFSGSAFHKLFWIAANAYNEYVFGKAMEKISEYNANATAYLNSCIEQWSRHKFDSTVFCDHNTTNFVESFNACTKPFRDMPVFSLLEAIRSWCMQRVGARFDKAVDMEEGQLTAYALKELEERTAESRLCYATACGGGEFEVRDGHVNFPIRLATRSCACGKWQICGIPCKHALRVIYDQRMNPHDFISPWFKAAAYKLTYAEHIHPMADPSQWPDFGLPSIQPPTIKRPSGRPAKKRKRGANEPKKGKRNTNVKCGKCREFGHNSRTCKSGGTSATGPSTSKSGAAGASTSIGGPNTRKRSKAAA; encoded by the exons ATGAGTGCTATTTGGTTGTTACTACGTTATGGGTCACATAGTTTTGATATTAGAGTGGGAGACATGGAAAAATATCGTTTGTTGAAGTTGTTTCTTGATATCTTTGAGGAATCAGTTAAGCAAGATGTTTTTTTGCCTAGTACCTTTAGCTTGTATGTTGAGGGTCCTTGTGGTAAGGTTGAATTGAATGATGATAAGACTTTAAGGCTTCTGTGGGGATGGAATTGGGGTAAAGACACTGCTGAAATTTGGGTTGAGGGAACAGATAAACCAGGATTGGTGTTTAGGAATGCTGTTGCAACAATTGAGAATCATAGAAAGGAAAAAGAGAGACAACTTAAGGAGAGACAAGAGGAACTGTTGAGGGCTCaaagagaggaggaagaggCAATGAGGAAACAACAGGAAAGGGAGGACATTTTGAGGGAAATACAGGAACAAATGGAGTACATTGTGGCTATGGAGGTCCCTGTTGTTGATTGTGAGGACATGAAGGTTGAGTATGTGAGAGTCATTAGCAAAGATGATGCTGATGAGGTGTTTCCAGGTTGCTCTCAACCAAAACAAACACAAGAATCCCCAAAGAAACAACCCACCCCACCCAAACACACAAATCATGTTGCTTCTAAGTCAAAAGGCAAGGATAAGCCTGCTTCTAAGAAACTAACCCCCAAAAGGAGGGCATCAGCTAAACAACCCACCCCACAGAAACAACCCACCCCACCTAAACAACCCACCAAACAACCTacaccaccacccccaccaccCCCACCACAGAAAGAACCCACCCaaccaaaacaacaacaacacacaccacCACCAGAACATCCCACCTCtccaccacaacaacaacaacacacaccacCACCAGAACATCCCACCTCTCCACCACAACATCAcacccctccaccaccaccacaaaatCCCACTCCACCACAGAACAACCAAACTGATGAGCCTAACAATCAAGCACCACCTGATCAAGCTCAGCCAGTGAAAAAGAAGGGGGGCAGAGCTAGACCTGAGGGGTTTAGGGTTAACAAAGTCACTGCTAAGAAGGCTGGAACTTGGGTTTCCAAGGGAAAGGGAAAAGGGAGAAAGGGTACAGGAAGGTCTAAGACACCAGGGGTTTTTGCTGATGTTGGTGAGATATGTTCAGAAGAGGAGAGTGAGGATTCTGATTATGAGGAATCAGATTCTGAACAAGAGGATGTTCTGAATGATTGGATTGATtctgatgttgatgatgaggtGATTCCTGATGATATTCCTGATTTGGGGTTTGAGGATTGTCTAAATGGTTCCTCAAAGATGGATAAGGCCTATAAAAATGGCAAAATATGGACTGATCAACCATATGGGTCCATTAAGTTAGAACCCTGGTTGATCTTTCATGATAAGGCCACATTTCTTGAAGTGTTGAGAAGTTACTGCATACAGGAGGGGTTTGGGCTTAGTGTTGAGAGGGCTGATAATAGGAGGTACACAGCAGTGTGTGCAGTGGAGTCATGTGACTGGAGGATACATGCCAGTAGGTTGTTTGACAATGTTAGCTGGGCCATTAAGGTGATCAGTGGGTCCCACAGAACTTGTGGGAGGCTTGAGGAGAATCCAGTAGTGACCTCTGAGTGGTTGTGTAAGCATATGTTGGGGGAAATAGAGGCAAATCCAGAGATTCCAGTGGAGACATTGAGGAGGTATGCACAGGAGAAGTTTCAGTTGAGGGTGAAAAAGAGGCTATTGTACAAGGTCAGGAGTATGGCAAAGGGAAAGATGCATGGTGGTTGGGCTGAAGCATATGAGCTGTTGCCTAGATATGCTGAGATGATTAAGCAAACAAACCCAGGGAGTCATGCACTTATAACATGGGGGGCCAGTAGTGGGGATGTGAACCCAAAATTCAGAGCTTGCTTCTTCTCATTTGCTGCACAAGTCAGGGGGTTTCTAAGGGGTTGTAGGCCCATAATTGGAATAGATGGGGCTCATTTAAGTGGTTTCTACAAGGGCATTCTACTGACAGCAGTTGGCATAGATGGGAATAATGAAATTTTTGTTCTTGCCTATGGGATAGTAGACACTGAGAGTTGTGACAGTTGGACCTACTTCATGAGATGTTTGAGGCAAATGTTTGAGCAGGAGGGTTGCAACAGAGATGATTGGACCTTCATCAGTGATAGGATGAAG GGTGTTGAGTTGGCAGTTAGAGAAACTTTTCCTAGAGCAACTAGGAGAGTTTGCTGCCAACACCTATACATGAATTGTAAGAACAATGGCTTCAGTGGATCTGCATTCCACAAGCTATTTTGGATAGCTGCTAATGCATACAATGAGTATGTGTTTGGTAAGGCCATGGAAAAGATCAGTGAGTACAATGCAAATGCCACTGCATACTTGAACAGCTGCATTGAGCAGTGGTCTAGGCATAAGTTTGACTCTACTGTTTTTTGTGATCACAACACAACAAACTTTGTGGAGTCATTCAATGCATGCACAAAGCCCTTCAGAGACATGCCTGTCTTCTCATTATTGGAAG CAATCAGAAGTTGGTGTATGCAGAGGGTGGGGGCTAGATTTGACAAGGCAGTTGACATGGAGGAAGGTCAGCTCACTGCATATGCATTGAAAGAGTTAGAGGAGAGGACAGCTGAGTCCAGGTTATGTTATGCCACAGCATGTGGAGGGGGTGAATTTGAGGTTAGGGATGGACATGTCAACTTCCCAATTAGGCTTGCAACAAGAAGTTGTGCCTGTGGGAAGTGGCAGATCTGTGGAATCCCCTGCAAGCATGCACTGAGGGTCATATATGACCAAAGGATGAACCCCCATGATTTCATATCCCCATGGTTCAAGGCTGCTGCATACAAGCTAACCTATGCAGAACATATTCATCCTATGGCAGATCCATCTCAGTGGCCTGACTTTGGCCTTCCTTCCATTCAGCCTCCAACCATCAAAAGACCATCTGGCAGACCtgctaagaagagaaagagaggggCAAATGAACCAAAGAAAGGGAAGAGGAACACAAATGTGAAATGTGGAAAGTGTAGAGAGTTTGGTCACAACTCAAGAACATGCAAGAGTGGAGGAACAAGTGCCACTGGACCAAGTACTTCAAAGAGTGGTGCAGCAGGAGCAAGTACATCAATTGGGGGACCAAACACAAGGAAGAGGTCAAAGGCAGCTGCATAG
- the LOC130467765 gene encoding uncharacterized protein isoform X1, which translates to MLVSLFFPFRMSAIWLLLRYGSHSFDIRVGDMEKYRLLKLFLDIFEESVKQDVFLPSTFSLYVEGPCGKVELNDDKTLRLLWGWNWGKDTAEIWVEGTDKPGLVFRNAVATIENHRKEKERQLKERQEELLRAQREEEEAMRKQQEREDILREIQEQMEYIVAMEVPVVDCEDMKVEYVRVISKDDADEVFPGCSQPKQTQESPKKQPTPPKHTNHVASKSKGKDKPASKKLTPKRRASAKQPTPQKQPTPPKQPTKQPTPPPPPPPPQKEPTQPKQQQHTPPPEHPTSPPQQQQHTPPPEHPTSPPQHHTPPPPPQNPTPPQNNQTDEPNNQAPPDQAQPVKKKGGRARPEGFRVNKVTAKKAGTWVSKGKGKGRKGTGRSKTPGVFADVGEICSEEESEDSDYEESDSEQEDVLNDWIDSDVDDEVIPDDIPDLGFEDCLNGSSKMDKAYKNGKIWTDQPYGSIKLEPWLIFHDKATFLEVLRSYCIQEGFGLSVERADNRRYTAVCAVESCDWRIHASRLFDNVSWAIKVISGSHRTCGRLEENPVVTSEWLCKHMLGEIEANPEIPVETLRRYAQEKFQLRVKKRLLYKVRSMAKGKMHGGWAEAYELLPRYAEMIKQTNPGSHALITWGASSGDVNPKFRACFFSFAAQVRGFLRGCRPIIGIDGAHLSGFYKGILLTAVGIDGNNEIFVLAYGIVDTESCDSWTYFMRCLRQMFEQEGCNRDDWTFISDRMKGVELAVRETFPRATRRVCCQHLYMNCKNNGFSGSAFHKLFWIAANAYNEYVFGKAMEKISEYNANATAYLNSCIEQWSRHKFDSTVFCDHNTTNFVESFNACTKPFRDMPVFSLLEAIRSWCMQRVGARFDKAVDMEEGQLTAYALKELEERTAESRLCYATACGGGEFEVRDGHVNFPIRLATRSCACGKWQICGIPCKHALRVIYDQRMNPHDFISPWFKAAAYKLTYAEHIHPMADPSQWPDFGLPSIQPPTIKRPSGRPAKKRKRGANEPKKGKRNTNVKCGKCREFGHNSRTCKSGGTSATGPSTSKSGAAGASTSIGGPNTRKRSKAAA; encoded by the exons ATGttagtttcattattttttccCTTTAGGATGAGTGCTATTTGGTTGTTACTACGTTATGGGTCACATAGTTTTGATATTAGAGTGGGAGACATGGAAAAATATCGTTTGTTGAAGTTGTTTCTTGATATCTTTGAGGAATCAGTTAAGCAAGATGTTTTTTTGCCTAGTACCTTTAGCTTGTATGTTGAGGGTCCTTGTGGTAAGGTTGAATTGAATGATGATAAGACTTTAAGGCTTCTGTGGGGATGGAATTGGGGTAAAGACACTGCTGAAATTTGGGTTGAGGGAACAGATAAACCAGGATTGGTGTTTAGGAATGCTGTTGCAACAATTGAGAATCATAGAAAGGAAAAAGAGAGACAACTTAAGGAGAGACAAGAGGAACTGTTGAGGGCTCaaagagaggaggaagaggCAATGAGGAAACAACAGGAAAGGGAGGACATTTTGAGGGAAATACAGGAACAAATGGAGTACATTGTGGCTATGGAGGTCCCTGTTGTTGATTGTGAGGACATGAAGGTTGAGTATGTGAGAGTCATTAGCAAAGATGATGCTGATGAGGTGTTTCCAGGTTGCTCTCAACCAAAACAAACACAAGAATCCCCAAAGAAACAACCCACCCCACCCAAACACACAAATCATGTTGCTTCTAAGTCAAAAGGCAAGGATAAGCCTGCTTCTAAGAAACTAACCCCCAAAAGGAGGGCATCAGCTAAACAACCCACCCCACAGAAACAACCCACCCCACCTAAACAACCCACCAAACAACCTacaccaccacccccaccaccCCCACCACAGAAAGAACCCACCCaaccaaaacaacaacaacacacaccacCACCAGAACATCCCACCTCtccaccacaacaacaacaacacacaccacCACCAGAACATCCCACCTCTCCACCACAACATCAcacccctccaccaccaccacaaaatCCCACTCCACCACAGAACAACCAAACTGATGAGCCTAACAATCAAGCACCACCTGATCAAGCTCAGCCAGTGAAAAAGAAGGGGGGCAGAGCTAGACCTGAGGGGTTTAGGGTTAACAAAGTCACTGCTAAGAAGGCTGGAACTTGGGTTTCCAAGGGAAAGGGAAAAGGGAGAAAGGGTACAGGAAGGTCTAAGACACCAGGGGTTTTTGCTGATGTTGGTGAGATATGTTCAGAAGAGGAGAGTGAGGATTCTGATTATGAGGAATCAGATTCTGAACAAGAGGATGTTCTGAATGATTGGATTGATtctgatgttgatgatgaggtGATTCCTGATGATATTCCTGATTTGGGGTTTGAGGATTGTCTAAATGGTTCCTCAAAGATGGATAAGGCCTATAAAAATGGCAAAATATGGACTGATCAACCATATGGGTCCATTAAGTTAGAACCCTGGTTGATCTTTCATGATAAGGCCACATTTCTTGAAGTGTTGAGAAGTTACTGCATACAGGAGGGGTTTGGGCTTAGTGTTGAGAGGGCTGATAATAGGAGGTACACAGCAGTGTGTGCAGTGGAGTCATGTGACTGGAGGATACATGCCAGTAGGTTGTTTGACAATGTTAGCTGGGCCATTAAGGTGATCAGTGGGTCCCACAGAACTTGTGGGAGGCTTGAGGAGAATCCAGTAGTGACCTCTGAGTGGTTGTGTAAGCATATGTTGGGGGAAATAGAGGCAAATCCAGAGATTCCAGTGGAGACATTGAGGAGGTATGCACAGGAGAAGTTTCAGTTGAGGGTGAAAAAGAGGCTATTGTACAAGGTCAGGAGTATGGCAAAGGGAAAGATGCATGGTGGTTGGGCTGAAGCATATGAGCTGTTGCCTAGATATGCTGAGATGATTAAGCAAACAAACCCAGGGAGTCATGCACTTATAACATGGGGGGCCAGTAGTGGGGATGTGAACCCAAAATTCAGAGCTTGCTTCTTCTCATTTGCTGCACAAGTCAGGGGGTTTCTAAGGGGTTGTAGGCCCATAATTGGAATAGATGGGGCTCATTTAAGTGGTTTCTACAAGGGCATTCTACTGACAGCAGTTGGCATAGATGGGAATAATGAAATTTTTGTTCTTGCCTATGGGATAGTAGACACTGAGAGTTGTGACAGTTGGACCTACTTCATGAGATGTTTGAGGCAAATGTTTGAGCAGGAGGGTTGCAACAGAGATGATTGGACCTTCATCAGTGATAGGATGAAG GGTGTTGAGTTGGCAGTTAGAGAAACTTTTCCTAGAGCAACTAGGAGAGTTTGCTGCCAACACCTATACATGAATTGTAAGAACAATGGCTTCAGTGGATCTGCATTCCACAAGCTATTTTGGATAGCTGCTAATGCATACAATGAGTATGTGTTTGGTAAGGCCATGGAAAAGATCAGTGAGTACAATGCAAATGCCACTGCATACTTGAACAGCTGCATTGAGCAGTGGTCTAGGCATAAGTTTGACTCTACTGTTTTTTGTGATCACAACACAACAAACTTTGTGGAGTCATTCAATGCATGCACAAAGCCCTTCAGAGACATGCCTGTCTTCTCATTATTGGAAG CAATCAGAAGTTGGTGTATGCAGAGGGTGGGGGCTAGATTTGACAAGGCAGTTGACATGGAGGAAGGTCAGCTCACTGCATATGCATTGAAAGAGTTAGAGGAGAGGACAGCTGAGTCCAGGTTATGTTATGCCACAGCATGTGGAGGGGGTGAATTTGAGGTTAGGGATGGACATGTCAACTTCCCAATTAGGCTTGCAACAAGAAGTTGTGCCTGTGGGAAGTGGCAGATCTGTGGAATCCCCTGCAAGCATGCACTGAGGGTCATATATGACCAAAGGATGAACCCCCATGATTTCATATCCCCATGGTTCAAGGCTGCTGCATACAAGCTAACCTATGCAGAACATATTCATCCTATGGCAGATCCATCTCAGTGGCCTGACTTTGGCCTTCCTTCCATTCAGCCTCCAACCATCAAAAGACCATCTGGCAGACCtgctaagaagagaaagagaggggCAAATGAACCAAAGAAAGGGAAGAGGAACACAAATGTGAAATGTGGAAAGTGTAGAGAGTTTGGTCACAACTCAAGAACATGCAAGAGTGGAGGAACAAGTGCCACTGGACCAAGTACTTCAAAGAGTGGTGCAGCAGGAGCAAGTACATCAATTGGGGGACCAAACACAAGGAAGAGGTCAAAGGCAGCTGCATAG